A genomic stretch from Desulfohalobium retbaense DSM 5692 includes:
- a CDS encoding efflux RND transporter permease subunit, translating to MFSKIFIERPRFAVVLAILITLAGMIAVYSLPVAEHPDITPPVIRVSAVYPGASSEVVRDTIAAPIEKQMNGVEDMLYMQSESTDDGRYSLEVTFSVDSDPDIDQVNVQNRLQLAESSLPQAVLDQGIDVRRRSSDMLGVVSFTSPDGSRDRLFMSNYISRTISDAVQRVDGVSDVFIFGEAEYSMRIWVDPDKLTALDMNGNEVIQAIREQSVQATLGSIGTAPTVPGQKLQYTLKAQGRLKSAEEFENIIIRSNDQGGQVRVKDVAEVELGNKTYSAAGNFNNQAAVNVALYRSSEANAMETMEAARAELERQAELLPEGMTYTIPYDTTKYIQATIDEIVTTLALVFILVVLVIFIFLQNFRATLIPAAAVPVSIIGTFAFLLAIGFNLNTITLFALILAIGLVVDDAIVVVENVHRIMEEEDLSPKQASIKAMEQVSAPIVATSLVLLAIFIPVAFMPGITGLLYKQFGLTLCVSIIISSFCALTLSPALCTVLLSKPKPHNRGPFGWFNSLLGKTRFGYTSVVGWMIRHLAVALGLFLLVLGGSWYFYGTLPTSFLPQEDKGGFLIDVQLPEGATLQRTETVTERATKLLQELEGVENVLAINGFSLMTGSAENVGFLIADLDPWQERQDPELHINALVDKTNKKLNAITTATIRSFVPPPIQGLGLTGGFDFRLQATQGQPPTELAEVARGLAGRANQDPKLTRVYTTFSANTPQINLELDRSQMGQLGVQVSRLFGTLNQQLGAQYVNDFNLYGRTYQVKMRSQAEYRQSRQDILDLHVVNDRGQNVPVENFVDLSTTIGAKTVNRYNQFSSAAIKGQAAPGYSSGQAMAAMQQLADRTLPDGYAFEWSSMSYQEQKASGTVIYLYALAIVFAYLFLVALYESWNLPLSIVLSVVVATLGSFVGLWVTSYSLSIYAQIGLVLLVGLAAKNAILIVEFARSSKTEGATTYKAAIEAAGVRFRPVLMTALTFILGVAPLVWATGAGAASRRHIGIVVFSGMVAATTLGILLIPSLYYFFQRIREKGKAWRDALRSNT from the coding sequence ATGTTTTCCAAAATATTCATCGAACGCCCCAGGTTCGCGGTCGTTCTCGCGATCCTTATCACCCTGGCTGGAATGATCGCTGTCTATTCCCTGCCCGTGGCTGAACACCCGGACATCACTCCCCCGGTGATCCGGGTCAGCGCCGTCTATCCCGGGGCCAGTTCCGAAGTGGTCCGGGACACCATTGCCGCGCCCATCGAAAAACAGATGAACGGCGTGGAGGACATGCTCTACATGCAGTCCGAATCCACCGACGACGGCCGCTACTCCCTGGAAGTAACCTTTTCCGTAGATTCTGACCCGGACATCGACCAGGTCAATGTCCAGAACCGACTCCAGCTGGCCGAGTCCAGCCTGCCGCAGGCGGTTTTGGATCAGGGTATCGACGTACGACGTCGCTCCTCGGATATGCTCGGGGTGGTCTCTTTCACCTCCCCGGACGGCTCCCGTGACCGGTTGTTCATGAGCAACTATATCAGCCGGACCATCTCCGACGCTGTGCAGCGCGTCGACGGGGTCAGCGACGTCTTCATCTTCGGCGAGGCCGAATACAGCATGCGTATCTGGGTCGACCCGGACAAGCTCACCGCCCTGGACATGAATGGCAACGAGGTCATCCAGGCCATCCGGGAACAAAGTGTCCAGGCCACGCTGGGCTCCATCGGGACCGCCCCCACGGTTCCCGGGCAGAAACTCCAATACACCCTCAAAGCCCAGGGGCGGCTCAAGAGCGCCGAAGAATTCGAAAACATCATCATCCGCAGCAACGACCAGGGCGGTCAGGTCCGGGTCAAGGACGTGGCCGAGGTCGAACTGGGCAACAAAACCTACAGCGCCGCCGGGAACTTCAACAACCAGGCCGCGGTCAATGTCGCCCTGTACCGCTCCTCGGAAGCCAACGCCATGGAGACCATGGAGGCGGCCCGGGCGGAACTCGAGCGCCAGGCAGAGCTTCTGCCCGAGGGCATGACCTACACCATCCCCTACGACACCACCAAATACATCCAGGCCACCATTGATGAAATCGTCACCACCCTGGCCCTGGTCTTCATCCTGGTGGTCTTGGTCATATTCATCTTTTTGCAAAACTTCCGGGCCACACTCATTCCGGCGGCCGCCGTGCCCGTGTCCATCATCGGCACCTTCGCCTTTTTGCTGGCCATAGGCTTCAACCTGAACACCATCACCCTTTTTGCCCTGATCCTGGCCATCGGACTGGTGGTCGACGACGCCATTGTCGTGGTCGAAAACGTGCACCGCATCATGGAAGAAGAGGACCTGAGCCCCAAACAGGCGTCCATCAAGGCCATGGAGCAAGTGTCAGCACCGATCGTAGCGACTTCGCTGGTTCTGCTGGCTATCTTTATCCCCGTCGCCTTTATGCCTGGAATCACAGGCCTTTTATATAAGCAATTCGGACTCACCCTGTGCGTGTCCATCATCATTTCCTCGTTTTGCGCCCTGACCCTGAGCCCGGCCCTGTGCACCGTGCTGCTTTCCAAACCCAAGCCCCACAACCGCGGCCCCTTCGGCTGGTTCAACTCCCTCTTGGGCAAAACCCGCTTTGGCTATACCAGCGTGGTCGGCTGGATGATCCGCCATCTTGCCGTTGCCCTGGGCCTTTTCCTGCTTGTGCTCGGCGGCTCCTGGTACTTCTACGGCACGTTGCCCACCAGTTTCCTGCCTCAAGAGGACAAAGGCGGCTTTCTCATCGACGTCCAACTCCCGGAAGGGGCTACCCTGCAGCGCACGGAAACGGTTACCGAGCGGGCCACCAAATTGCTTCAGGAACTCGAAGGCGTGGAAAATGTCCTGGCCATCAACGGCTTCAGCCTGATGACCGGCAGCGCGGAAAACGTCGGTTTCCTCATCGCGGACCTCGACCCCTGGCAAGAGCGTCAGGATCCGGAACTGCACATCAATGCCCTGGTGGACAAGACAAACAAAAAGCTCAACGCCATCACCACCGCGACCATCCGGTCCTTTGTCCCGCCGCCCATCCAGGGTCTGGGCCTGACCGGCGGCTTCGACTTCCGCCTGCAGGCCACCCAGGGGCAACCGCCCACGGAGCTGGCCGAGGTGGCCCGCGGGCTGGCCGGCCGTGCCAACCAGGATCCCAAGCTCACCCGGGTGTACACGACCTTTTCGGCCAACACCCCCCAAATCAACCTCGAACTAGACCGCTCCCAGATGGGACAGCTCGGGGTGCAGGTGAGCCGCCTGTTCGGGACATTGAACCAGCAACTCGGCGCCCAGTATGTGAACGATTTCAATCTCTACGGCCGCACCTATCAGGTCAAAATGCGCTCCCAGGCCGAATACCGCCAAAGCCGGCAAGACATCCTGGACCTGCACGTGGTCAACGACCGAGGCCAGAACGTGCCCGTGGAGAACTTCGTCGACCTGTCCACAACTATCGGGGCCAAGACGGTCAACCGGTACAATCAGTTCTCCAGCGCGGCGATCAAAGGCCAGGCCGCACCGGGGTACTCCTCTGGGCAGGCCATGGCGGCCATGCAACAACTGGCGGACAGGACCCTGCCCGACGGCTACGCCTTTGAATGGTCCTCCATGTCCTATCAGGAACAAAAAGCCAGCGGCACCGTGATCTACCTCTATGCCCTGGCCATTGTCTTCGCCTATCTCTTCCTGGTCGCTCTTTACGAGTCCTGGAACCTGCCCTTGTCCATCGTGCTCTCTGTGGTCGTGGCCACCCTGGGCAGTTTTGTCGGGCTCTGGGTCACTTCCTACTCTCTGTCCATCTACGCCCAGATCGGGCTGGTGCTGCTGGTCGGACTGGCGGCGAAAAACGCGATTTTGATCGTGGAATTCGCCCGCAGTAGCAAAACAGAAGGGGCCACAACGTACAAAGCTGCCATTGAAGCCGCAGGCGTGCGCTTCCGCCCGGTACTCATGACTGCCCTGACCTTTATTCTGGGGGTCGCACCTCTGGTCTGGGCCACCGGAGCTGGTGCAGCCAGTCGGCGCCATATCGGCATCGTAGTCTTTTCCGGCATGGTCGCGGCAACCACCCTGGGTATTCTGCTCATCCCGTCCCTGTACTATTTCTTCCAGCGCATACGGGAAAAGGGCAAAGCCTGGCGGGACGCTCTGCGTTCCAATACGTAA
- a CDS encoding efflux transporter outer membrane subunit: protein MSIDFSSRRPFSGPLLMGLTIALSALLCGCAAVGPDYKGASLEAPQGWNAEMEKGLQATRPQDTTLSTWWKTFDDPVLNQVAQKAVSGNLDLKSAVSRLRQARLKRGISSAGRYPTLSGNGQFQRQHIRENAGPPNGGDEVDYYNAQFDAGWELDIFGGIRRSVEAAQAELEANRADVNDVLTSLLAEVALNYIEVRTYQHRLSITKANIATQEKTYELNSSRYEAGLINELAVQQALRNLERTRAQVARLENGLQAAKNRLAVLLGQSPGSLSALLTPVRPMPEVPAQVAVGIPAEAMRRRPDIQRAERELAAQTARIGVATAQLYPQFHLLGTIGLEALLSGSDFLTSQSMFWNIGPGVSWNIFRGRELRLNIDLQTEQQHQALLAYKATILQAQSEIETALTAYAKEQIRHNSLQKAVQAAKRAEAVARDQYAAGLVDFYNVLDAQRSLLSLQDELLQSQGAVASNLARLYKALGGGWKLAETAVADKTSTQQSSERAK from the coding sequence ATGTCTATAGACTTCTCCTCCCGACGCCCCTTTTCTGGGCCACTGCTCATGGGGCTGACAATCGCCCTGTCGGCCCTGCTCTGCGGATGTGCCGCGGTAGGCCCAGATTACAAAGGGGCTTCCCTCGAAGCTCCCCAAGGGTGGAACGCTGAAATGGAAAAAGGGCTCCAGGCCACCCGGCCCCAGGACACGACGTTGAGCACCTGGTGGAAGACCTTCGACGATCCTGTTCTCAACCAAGTTGCCCAAAAAGCTGTTTCCGGGAACCTGGATCTGAAAAGCGCTGTCTCCCGTCTCAGGCAAGCGCGCCTCAAACGCGGCATCTCAAGCGCAGGCCGTTACCCGACGCTCAGCGGCAACGGCCAATTCCAGCGCCAACACATCCGCGAAAACGCCGGCCCTCCCAACGGCGGCGACGAGGTGGACTACTACAACGCCCAGTTCGACGCCGGCTGGGAATTGGATATCTTCGGTGGCATCCGCCGCTCGGTCGAGGCCGCCCAGGCCGAGCTCGAAGCCAACCGCGCCGATGTCAACGATGTCCTGACGAGCCTGCTGGCCGAAGTGGCCCTGAATTATATTGAAGTCCGGACCTACCAGCACCGGTTGTCCATCACCAAGGCCAACATCGCTACACAGGAAAAGACGTACGAGTTGAACTCCTCACGCTATGAAGCCGGGCTGATCAATGAATTGGCCGTACAACAGGCCCTGCGCAATCTCGAGCGGACCCGGGCCCAAGTAGCCCGACTGGAAAACGGGCTTCAAGCGGCCAAAAACCGCCTGGCCGTCCTCCTTGGCCAGTCACCGGGCTCTTTGTCGGCTCTGCTTACGCCCGTTCGCCCCATGCCGGAGGTCCCGGCACAAGTAGCCGTGGGCATTCCGGCCGAGGCCATGCGCCGCCGCCCGGACATCCAGCGGGCCGAACGGGAACTCGCCGCACAAACGGCCCGAATCGGAGTGGCCACTGCGCAACTCTATCCCCAATTCCACCTCTTGGGCACTATCGGTCTGGAAGCATTGCTTTCCGGGAGCGACTTTCTCACTTCCCAGAGCATGTTCTGGAATATCGGCCCCGGCGTTTCCTGGAACATCTTCCGTGGCCGGGAATTGCGACTGAACATCGACCTGCAAACCGAACAGCAGCATCAGGCCCTGCTCGCCTACAAAGCAACCATCCTCCAGGCCCAGAGCGAAATCGAGACCGCCTTGACCGCCTATGCCAAAGAGCAAATCCGGCACAACTCCCTGCAAAAAGCTGTTCAAGCTGCCAAGCGCGCCGAAGCGGTGGCCAGGGACCAATATGCGGCAGGACTCGTCGACTTTTACAACGTCCTCGACGCCCAGCGCTCGCTGCTCTCCCTGCAGGACGAACTCCTCCAGTCGCAGGGCGCGGTCGCTTCCAATCTGGCCCGGCTCTACAAGGCCCTGGGCGGAGGCTGGAAGCTTGCAGAAACGGCCGTAGCCGACAAAACCTCCACGCAACAAAGCTCCGAAAGGGCGAAATAG
- a CDS encoding SH3 domain-containing protein, with product MSRRLRLWIGIGVLGLALLSAGCVTDGMGNKQAGGTAIGALAGGLAGSLFGSGQGKTVAIVAGALAGAALGNYIGSILDERDQQAVAAESARTLSTARDGQTNTWSNPESGASAAITVEKTERVTRKVPIVREKYVASPGELVLINTAHEALKTSNVRSGPGTTYKAVNLLQQGDVVTVVGQVKDRNWYMVGRDGRSIGYVYASLLREVPESAGAPEVVPVQTAKASAEPEQQQASQETADPSLASARQGVLRTEALDLDDIESSMDLEGQGLVAEEVQAETEVRTVTVAVENDKGQQETNTFRASRAGDGAWEVI from the coding sequence ATGTCCAGGCGATTGCGATTGTGGATTGGGATTGGGGTGTTGGGGCTCGCGCTGCTTAGCGCCGGGTGTGTGACCGACGGCATGGGCAATAAACAAGCGGGGGGCACGGCCATCGGCGCTTTGGCAGGAGGATTGGCGGGGAGCTTGTTCGGCTCGGGCCAGGGCAAGACAGTGGCCATTGTCGCCGGGGCACTGGCCGGTGCTGCGCTTGGAAATTATATCGGCTCCATTCTTGACGAGCGCGACCAGCAGGCCGTGGCGGCAGAATCCGCGCGGACCTTGAGTACGGCCCGGGACGGTCAAACCAATACCTGGTCGAATCCCGAGAGTGGCGCGTCGGCGGCCATTACGGTGGAGAAAACCGAACGGGTGACGCGCAAGGTGCCCATTGTCCGCGAAAAATATGTCGCTAGCCCGGGCGAACTGGTGCTGATCAACACGGCGCATGAGGCCCTGAAGACTTCCAATGTCCGCAGCGGTCCCGGGACCACATACAAGGCCGTCAATCTGCTCCAGCAAGGCGACGTGGTTACGGTTGTCGGGCAGGTTAAAGATCGGAACTGGTATATGGTTGGACGCGACGGGCGGTCCATCGGGTATGTCTACGCCTCGCTTCTGCGTGAGGTGCCCGAGTCAGCCGGTGCTCCGGAGGTCGTGCCGGTGCAGACGGCAAAGGCTTCGGCAGAGCCGGAGCAACAGCAGGCGTCCCAAGAGACAGCAGATCCGTCGCTGGCGAGTGCCCGGCAGGGCGTGTTGCGGACTGAAGCGTTGGATCTTGATGATATTGAGTCCTCCATGGATTTGGAGGGACAAGGGTTGGTCGCCGAAGAAGTGCAGGCTGAGACTGAAGTGCGGACCGTGACAGTGGCCGTGGAAAACGACAAGGGGCAGCAGGAGACGAATACCTTCCGCGCCAGCCGCGCCGGTGACGGGGCCTGGGAGGTGATTTAG
- a CDS encoding WD40 repeat domain-containing protein — protein sequence MARRGRRFCGLGGAAVLATLVLVGASAGLGQALTLDPLRVITAHEKNIYALAVAPDGETVYTGSRDKTIKAWSVPQGKHLATFKGHQRQVNALAASPDGTRLVSAGYDSILRLWQLPEGKQVRETRIKGAYDFDLDFDRRGRFVLVRAGRDLQLYSSPDLELQRSFDSDQGPEATVLGADGTLAVAAMTGKRLHAWDIETGALRLDSDAAPGRAAAVAASPDGRLVAWGTQAHVRSQKRSPTVWIWEPGQGETVRPLEAMTLTAQALAFTPDGKAVLAGSNRHGDGVLLAVDGSGVLATLTGREDDNLEDVAVTPDGRYALAGTKNGALVIWDLASVDTSATGAAEAAAATPVDQGGTKLEGMLLTGSLYLRFSSEGWQSMDHARELELQGEGAVLPAGVNELTGKGWPRISALVSDTVRTYADKAERVRMENRIEAEHRVRGKQEYAAGLVPLNGKETMYLRYFDGSDTVYKFFPYARGRLTTLVLTIAGRVERLPNQAKALARSAMVGPE from the coding sequence ATGGCAAGAAGAGGGCGACGATTCTGTGGCCTCGGGGGGGCGGCCGTGCTGGCCACCCTCGTACTGGTGGGGGCGAGTGCCGGTTTGGGGCAGGCCCTGACCCTGGACCCCCTGCGGGTCATCACGGCCCACGAGAAAAACATTTATGCCCTGGCCGTGGCCCCGGACGGGGAGACGGTGTACACCGGCAGTCGGGACAAGACCATCAAGGCCTGGTCCGTGCCGCAGGGAAAGCACCTGGCCACATTCAAGGGCCACCAGCGTCAGGTCAATGCCCTGGCCGCCTCCCCTGACGGCACCCGGTTGGTGTCCGCGGGGTACGACAGCATCCTGCGGTTGTGGCAGCTGCCCGAGGGAAAACAGGTTCGGGAAACCCGGATCAAAGGGGCGTATGATTTTGATCTCGACTTCGATCGCCGGGGACGATTCGTTTTGGTTCGGGCGGGTCGGGATCTGCAACTTTACTCCTCCCCTGATCTGGAACTGCAACGCAGCTTTGATTCAGACCAGGGACCTGAGGCGACGGTGCTAGGAGCAGACGGGACTTTGGCCGTGGCCGCGATGACGGGCAAGCGGCTCCATGCCTGGGACATCGAGACTGGCGCTTTGCGTCTGGATTCCGATGCCGCCCCAGGGCGGGCCGCTGCGGTGGCCGCCTCACCAGATGGGCGGTTGGTGGCCTGGGGGACCCAGGCGCATGTTCGGAGCCAGAAAAGGTCGCCCACAGTGTGGATCTGGGAACCGGGACAGGGCGAGACGGTGCGACCGTTGGAAGCCATGACCCTGACTGCCCAGGCCCTGGCCTTTACTCCGGATGGCAAGGCGGTGTTGGCGGGGTCCAACCGGCACGGCGATGGGGTGTTGCTCGCGGTGGACGGCTCCGGCGTTCTGGCTACCCTCACAGGGCGCGAGGATGACAATCTGGAGGATGTGGCAGTGACCCCGGACGGGCGCTACGCCCTGGCCGGTACCAAGAACGGGGCGCTTGTGATCTGGGACCTTGCCAGCGTGGATACGAGTGCCACCGGGGCGGCGGAAGCCGCGGCAGCCACACCCGTGGATCAGGGCGGCACCAAGCTGGAGGGCATGTTGCTTACCGGGTCGCTGTATCTGCGCTTTAGCAGCGAGGGCTGGCAGAGTATGGACCATGCCCGGGAATTGGAACTGCAAGGCGAAGGCGCGGTCCTGCCCGCCGGGGTCAACGAACTCACCGGCAAGGGCTGGCCGCGGATCAGCGCCTTGGTTTCGGACACGGTGCGGACCTACGCCGACAAGGCCGAGCGCGTGCGTATGGAAAACCGGATCGAGGCCGAGCATCGGGTCCGGGGCAAACAGGAATACGCCGCCGGCCTGGTGCCTTTGAATGGCAAAGAGACTATGTACCTGCGCTATTTCGACGGCAGCGACACGGTGTACAAATTTTTTCCCTATGCCCGGGGCCGGCTGACCACGCTGGTGCTGACTATCGCGGGGCGGGTGGAGCGCCTGCCCAACCAGGCCAAGGCCCTGGCGCGCTCGGCGATGGTGGGGCCGGAATAG